A genomic window from Corvus hawaiiensis isolate bCorHaw1 chromosome 29, bCorHaw1.pri.cur, whole genome shotgun sequence includes:
- the LOC125318302 gene encoding LOW QUALITY PROTEIN: scale keratin-like (The sequence of the model RefSeq protein was modified relative to this genomic sequence to represent the inferred CDS: deleted 1 base in 1 codon): MSCYDLCPPKTSVAVPQPIAESCNELCARQCPDSSAFIQPPPVVVTFPGPILSSFPQQAVVGSSGAPAFGGSLGLGGLYGAGATQASGGLCTFGRAYAAPACSPCVLPRYSKKLWDTCGPC; this comes from the exons ATGTCCTGCTACGACCTGTGCCCACCCAAAACCAGcgtggctgtgccccagcccatCGCTGAGAGCTGCAACGAGCTGTGCGCCCGCCAGTGTCCCGACTCCTCAGCCTTCATCCAGCCGCCCCCAGTGGTGGTCACCTTCCCCggccccatcctcagctccttcccgcAGCAAGCCGTGGTGGGCTCCTCCGGAGCACCGGCCTTTGGcggctccctggggctgggcggCCTCTACGGCGCCGGCGCCACCCAGGCCTCGGGGGGCCTCTGCACCTTTGGCAGAGCCTACGCTGCTCCCGCCTGCAGCCCTTGCGTCCTG CCCCGCTACAGCAAGAAGCTCTGGGACACCTGCGGGCCCTGCTAG
- the LOC125318289 gene encoding scale keratin-like, protein MSCYDLCPPKTSVAVPQPIAESCNELCARQCPDSSALIQPPPVVVTFPGPILSSFPQQAVVGSSGAPAFGGSLGLGGLYGAGATQASGGLCTFGRAYAAPACSPCVLPRYSKKLWDTCGPC, encoded by the coding sequence ATGTCCTGCTACGACCTGTGCCCACCCAAAACCAGcgtggctgtgccccagcccatCGCTGAGAGCTGCAACGAGCTGTGCGCCCGCCAGTGTCCCGACTCCTCAGCCTTGATCCAGCCGCCCCCAGTGGTGGTCACCTTCCCCggccccatcctcagctccttcccgcAGCAAGCCGTGGTGGGCTCCTCCGGAGCACCGGCCTTTGGcggctccctggggctgggcggCCTCTACGGCGCCGGCGCCACCCAGGCCTCGGGGGGCCTCTGCACCTTTGGCAGAGCCTACGCTGCTCCCGCCTGCAGCCCTTGCGTCCTGCCCCGCTACAGCAAGAAGCTCTGGGACACCTGCGGGCCCTGCTAG
- the LOC125318287 gene encoding scale keratin-like: MSCYDLCPPKTSVAVPQPIAESCNELCARQCPDSSAFIQPPPVVVTFPGPILSSFPQQAVVGSSGAPAFGGSLGLGGLYGAGATQASGGLCTFGRAYAAPACSPCVLPRYSKKLWDTCGPC; the protein is encoded by the coding sequence ATGTCCTGCTACGACCTGTGCCCACCCAAAACCAGcgtggctgtgccccagcccatCGCTGAGAGCTGCAACGAGCTGTGCGCCCGCCAGTGTCCCGACTCCTCAGCCTTCATCCAGCCGCCCCCCGTGGTGGTCACCTTCCCCggccccatcctcagctccttcccgcAGCAAGCCGTGGTGGGCTCCTCCGGAGCACCGGCCTTTGGcggctccctggggctgggcggCCTCTACGGCGCCGGCGCCACCCAGGCCTCGGGGGGCCTCTGCACCTTTGGCAGAGCCTACGCTGCTCCCGCCTGCAGCCCTTGCGTCCTGCCCCGCTACAGCAAGAAGCTCTGGGACACCTGCGGGCCCTGCTAG
- the LOC125318300 gene encoding scale keratin-like: protein MSCYDLCPPKTSVAVPQPIAESCNELCTRQCPDSSALIQPPPVVVTFPGPILSSFPQQAVVGSSGAPAFGGSLGLGGLYGAGATQASGGLCTFGRAYAAPACSPCVLPRYSKKLWDTCGPC, encoded by the coding sequence ATGTCCTGCTACGACCTGTGCCCACCCAAAACCAGcgtggctgtgccccagcccatCGCTGAGAGCTGCAATGAGCTGTGCACCCGCCAGTGTCCCGACTCCTCAGCCTTGATCCAGCCGCCCCCCGTGGTGGTCACCTTCCCCggccccatcctcagctccttcccgcAGCAAGCCGTGGTGGGCTCCTCCGGAGCACCGGCCTTTGGtggctccctggggctgggcggCCTCTACGGCGCCGGCGCCACCCAGGCCTCGGGGGGCCTCTGCACCTTTGGCAGAGCCTACGCTGCTCCCGCCTGCAGCCCTTGCGTCCTGCCCCGCTACAGCAAGAAGCTCTGGGACACCTGCGGGCCCTGCTAG
- the LOC125318325 gene encoding scale keratin-like has translation MSCYDLCPPKTSVAVPQPIAESCNELCARQCPDSSALIQPPPVVVTFPGPILSSFPQQAVVGSSGAPAFGGSLGLGGLYGAGATQASGGLCTFGRAYAAPACSPCVLPRYSKKLWDTCGPC, from the coding sequence ATGTCCTGCTACGACCTGTGCCCACCCAAAACCAGcgtggctgtgccccagcccatCGCTGAGAGCTGCAACGAGCTGTGCGCCCGCCAGTGTCCCGACTCCTCAGCCTTGATCCAGCCGCCCCCCGTGGTGGTCACCTTCCCCggccccatcctcagctccttcccgcAGCAAGCCGTGGTGGGCTCCTCCGGAGCACCGGCCTTTGGtggctccctggggctgggcggCCTCTACGGCGCCGGCGCCACCCAGGCCTCGGGGGGCCTCTGCACCTTTGGCAGAGCCTACGCTGCTCCCGCCTGCAGCCCTTGCGTCCTGCCCCGCTACAGCAAGAAGCTCTGGGACACCTGCGGGCCCTGCTAG